The following coding sequences are from one Paenibacillus sp. FSL R5-0912 window:
- the guaB gene encoding IMP dehydrogenase gives MWEDKFGKEGFTFDDVLLVPRKSEVLPKEVDLTTVLSKNVKLNIPLMSAGMDTVTEAAMAIAIAREGGIGIIHKNMSVEQQAEEVDRVKRSESGVITNPFSLTPDHWVSDAEVLMGKYRISGVPIVDEGGKLVGILTNRDLRFIHDFNIQIKEVMTHENLVTAAVGTTLQEAKGILQRHKIEKLPLVDEHNILKGLITIKDIEKAIQFPNGAKDAQGRLLVGAAIGISKDTLERTEALVKAGVDLITVDSAHGHHINIIDAVRQLRELYPDLTIVAGNVATGEATRELIEAGASVVKVGIGPGSICTTRVIAGIGVPQVTAIYDCATVAREYGIPVIADGGIKYSGEITKAIAAGAAAVMMGSLFAGTEESPGESEIYQGRKYKVYRGMGSMSAMKQGSKDRYFQDDDKKLVPEGIEGRVAFKGPLSDTVHQLIGGLRSGMGYCGTKTLEELRNDTSFIRITGAGLRESHPHDVQITKEAPNYSL, from the coding sequence GTGTGGGAAGATAAGTTTGGTAAAGAAGGATTCACTTTTGATGATGTGCTGCTGGTTCCGCGTAAATCCGAGGTACTGCCTAAGGAAGTGGATTTAACCACTGTACTTAGCAAGAATGTGAAGCTGAACATCCCTTTGATGAGTGCAGGTATGGATACAGTCACGGAAGCAGCTATGGCGATTGCTATTGCCCGTGAGGGCGGGATCGGCATCATTCATAAGAATATGTCCGTGGAGCAGCAGGCGGAAGAGGTGGACCGTGTGAAGCGCTCCGAGAGCGGCGTTATTACCAATCCATTCTCACTTACGCCAGACCACTGGGTATCCGATGCTGAAGTTCTGATGGGGAAATACCGCATTTCAGGTGTACCTATCGTAGATGAAGGCGGTAAGCTTGTTGGTATTCTGACTAACCGTGATTTGCGTTTTATCCACGATTTCAATATTCAGATCAAAGAAGTTATGACTCATGAGAATCTGGTTACCGCTGCTGTAGGTACAACGCTTCAGGAAGCGAAAGGCATCCTTCAACGTCACAAGATTGAGAAGCTGCCGCTGGTGGATGAGCACAATATTCTTAAAGGTCTCATTACTATTAAAGATATAGAGAAAGCTATCCAGTTCCCTAACGGGGCCAAGGATGCTCAAGGCCGTCTGCTTGTTGGAGCTGCAATCGGTATTTCTAAGGATACATTAGAACGCACAGAGGCATTGGTAAAAGCCGGTGTTGACCTTATCACAGTGGATTCGGCACACGGACACCATATTAATATTATCGACGCGGTCCGCCAGCTGCGCGAATTGTATCCTGATCTTACTATTGTGGCTGGTAATGTAGCTACAGGTGAAGCTACCCGGGAATTGATTGAAGCCGGAGCATCCGTGGTCAAGGTCGGTATTGGACCCGGGTCGATTTGTACAACCCGTGTAATTGCAGGTATCGGCGTTCCACAGGTTACAGCAATCTATGATTGTGCAACGGTTGCCCGCGAATACGGGATTCCAGTTATTGCTGACGGGGGAATTAAGTACTCCGGAGAGATTACTAAGGCAATTGCTGCCGGAGCTGCTGCAGTGATGATGGGCAGCTTGTTCGCCGGTACGGAAGAGAGTCCTGGGGAGTCGGAAATTTATCAGGGACGTAAATACAAGGTATACCGCGGAATGGGCAGCATGAGCGCCATGAAGCAGGGCAGTAAAGACCGTTACTTCCAGGATGATGATAAGAAGCTCGTTCCTGAAGGCATCGAGGGGCGGGTTGCTTTTAAAGGGCCGTTGTCCGATACCGTTCATCAACTGATCGGCGGATTGCGCTCAGGTATGGGTTACTGTGGTACGAAGACATTAGAGGAACTGCGCAATGATACCTCATTTATCCGTATCACTGGCGCGGGTCTTCGTGAGAGTCACCCGCATGATGTGCAGATTACCAAAGAAGCGCCGAACTATTCCCTGTAA
- a CDS encoding D-alanyl-D-alanine carboxypeptidase family protein, with protein sequence MKTATVGLLLNMLAFPAASAMAEAVSTPAATEAAAPSTAATPAKTAVTKIPSVESLGLNLKSAVLIEPTTGEILLSLNADEPLPPASMTKMMTEYLVSDAVKNGQISWDEKVVVQENASKQIGSRIFLAEGDEHTVKELYIAMAVGSANDATVALAELVSGSEQEFVTLMNETAKKMGMKTAHFINSTGLDRADMPEKFRPEAEGETLMSAMDAALLAKFIVTDHPDFTEFTTIQSYKFRERDAKPMINYNWMLEANKDIANFKAYAYPGLDGLKTGHTTNAGNCFTGTAVRDGMRLISVVMGANSEAHRFTETKKVLDFGFNNFEIKQVVAPKAVIAGTETVPVLKGKNKEVSVVTDAGVTFMVPKGTVSPQIKTTVVTNDPATLIAPIAGASKVGKVTYSYQIEGMSQVQEKTVNLITAEEAEKAGWFKLLMRAIGEFFGDLFTGIKNLF encoded by the coding sequence ATGAAGACAGCGACAGTAGGTCTGCTTTTAAATATGCTAGCATTCCCGGCAGCGTCTGCCATGGCAGAGGCGGTAAGCACACCGGCTGCAACAGAGGCTGCGGCTCCATCGACAGCGGCAACACCTGCCAAAACGGCAGTAACCAAGATTCCAAGCGTGGAGTCACTCGGACTTAATCTGAAGTCTGCAGTATTAATAGAGCCGACCACAGGAGAGATCCTCTTATCTTTGAATGCGGACGAGCCATTGCCACCGGCAAGTATGACGAAGATGATGACAGAATATCTCGTGTCTGATGCGGTGAAGAACGGACAGATATCCTGGGATGAGAAAGTTGTTGTACAGGAGAATGCGTCGAAGCAGATCGGGTCACGTATTTTCTTAGCCGAGGGCGATGAACATACCGTCAAAGAACTCTACATAGCCATGGCCGTCGGGTCAGCCAATGATGCCACGGTAGCTTTGGCTGAACTGGTGTCGGGTTCTGAGCAGGAATTCGTAACCCTAATGAACGAAACCGCTAAGAAGATGGGGATGAAGACCGCCCACTTCATTAACTCCACAGGGCTTGACCGCGCTGATATGCCGGAGAAATTCCGTCCGGAGGCTGAAGGCGAAACGTTAATGTCCGCTATGGATGCTGCCCTGCTCGCTAAGTTTATTGTAACGGACCATCCGGATTTCACCGAGTTCACGACAATTCAGTCCTACAAGTTCCGTGAACGTGACGCGAAACCGATGATTAACTATAACTGGATGCTGGAAGCCAACAAAGATATTGCTAATTTCAAGGCCTATGCCTATCCGGGTCTCGACGGATTGAAGACTGGACATACCACCAATGCCGGCAACTGTTTCACTGGTACGGCCGTTCGTGATGGCATGCGTCTGATCAGCGTAGTCATGGGGGCCAACTCAGAAGCACACCGTTTCACGGAAACGAAGAAGGTGCTTGATTTCGGCTTCAATAACTTCGAGATTAAGCAGGTTGTAGCGCCTAAGGCAGTCATTGCCGGAACTGAAACAGTGCCTGTACTGAAAGGGAAGAACAAGGAAGTATCCGTTGTTACCGACGCTGGAGTTACGTTCATGGTACCAAAGGGTACGGTTTCTCCACAGATCAAAACTACAGTGGTGACGAACGACCCCGCAACTTTGATCGCGCCGATTGCCGGAGCCAGTAAAGTAGGTAAGGTCACATATAGCTACCAGATCGAAGGAATGTCTCAGGTTCAGGAGAAGACGGTTAACCTGATTACTGCTGAGGAAGCAGAGAAGGCTGGCTGGTTCAAACTGCTGATGAGAGCAATCGGTGAGTTTTTTGGCGACCTGTTTACAGGAATTAAGAACTTGTTCTAA
- the pdxS gene encoding pyridoxal 5'-phosphate synthase lyase subunit PdxS translates to METGTSRVKRGMAEMQKGGVIMDVMNAEQAKIAEAAGAVAVMALERVPSDIRAAGGVARMADPTIVEEVIKVVSIPVMAKARIGHYVEAKVLESLGVDYLDESEVLTPADEVFHINKREFTVPFVCGAKDLGEALRRINEGASMIRTKGEPGTGNIVEAVRHMRYINSQIRKVTNLSLDELYNEAKTLAVPYELLLEVHQLGKLPVVNFAAGGVATPADAALMMHLGADGVFVGSGIFKSDNPEKFARAIVEATTHFTDYKLIAEVSKNLGAPMKGIDIATLTPAERMSERGR, encoded by the coding sequence ATGGAAACAGGAACATCGCGAGTTAAAAGAGGCATGGCAGAAATGCAAAAAGGTGGCGTCATTATGGACGTCATGAATGCAGAGCAGGCAAAAATTGCTGAGGCAGCGGGCGCAGTAGCCGTTATGGCTCTGGAACGTGTACCTTCCGATATCCGCGCAGCGGGTGGTGTAGCACGTATGGCCGATCCTACTATTGTAGAAGAGGTTATCAAGGTAGTGAGCATTCCTGTTATGGCTAAAGCCCGTATTGGCCATTATGTAGAAGCCAAGGTTCTTGAATCCCTCGGTGTTGACTATCTGGATGAGAGCGAAGTGCTCACGCCGGCTGATGAAGTGTTCCATATCAATAAACGTGAATTCACCGTTCCTTTTGTATGCGGAGCCAAGGACCTTGGGGAAGCCCTGCGCCGGATTAACGAAGGAGCTTCGATGATCCGTACTAAGGGTGAGCCGGGAACCGGCAATATCGTTGAAGCCGTCCGCCACATGCGCTACATAAACAGTCAAATCCGCAAAGTGACTAACCTCTCGCTTGATGAGCTTTATAATGAAGCCAAGACACTGGCTGTTCCTTATGAGCTGCTGCTGGAGGTTCACCAGCTTGGTAAGCTGCCTGTCGTTAATTTCGCGGCCGGCGGTGTAGCTACACCTGCCGATGCTGCGCTCATGATGCATCTTGGTGCTGACGGCGTGTTCGTCGGCTCGGGGATCTTCAAGTCGGACAACCCTGAGAAATTCGCGCGTGCCATTGTAGAAGCGACCACCCACTTTACAGACTACAAGCTGATTGCTGAAGTGTCGAAGAACCTTGGCGCCCCGATGAAGGGGATTGATATTGCCACTTTGACTCCGGCTGAACGTATGTCGGAACGCGGCCGTTAA
- the pdxT gene encoding pyridoxal 5'-phosphate synthase glutaminase subunit PdxT — protein sequence MRIGVLALQGAVTEHIVSIEKTGAQGLPIKRVEQLEEVEGLIIPGGESTTIGKLMRKYGFIEAIREFAGQGKPIFGTCAGMIVLAKHIAGGEPGHLELMDITVSRNAFGRQRESFECDLEVKGIAEPVRAVFIRAPLINEVGPDVDVLTIYKDEIVTARQGNLLVSSFHPELTDDYRLHQYFADMVEDSIAANQ from the coding sequence ATGAGAATAGGAGTGTTGGCGCTTCAGGGCGCTGTAACAGAGCATATCGTTAGTATTGAGAAGACGGGTGCGCAGGGTCTGCCTATCAAGCGTGTAGAGCAGCTGGAAGAGGTAGAGGGTCTAATTATTCCCGGCGGCGAGAGCACGACCATCGGCAAACTGATGCGCAAATATGGCTTTATAGAAGCTATACGTGAGTTTGCGGGTCAAGGCAAGCCGATTTTTGGCACATGCGCCGGTATGATTGTCCTGGCCAAGCACATTGCCGGAGGCGAACCCGGCCATCTGGAGCTGATGGATATTACCGTTTCCCGGAATGCCTTTGGCCGCCAGCGGGAAAGCTTTGAATGTGATCTGGAGGTTAAAGGGATTGCTGAGCCGGTACGTGCGGTATTTATCCGTGCTCCGCTCATTAACGAGGTGGGTCCGGATGTCGATGTGCTTACCATCTATAAGGATGAGATTGTAACTGCACGTCAGGGCAACCTGCTGGTATCCTCTTTTCACCCGGAACTGACTGATGATTACAGGCTGCATCAATATTTTGCCGACATGGTAGAGGACAGTATCGCAGCCAATCAATAG
- the serS gene encoding serine--tRNA ligase, with translation MLDVKVLRSDYARVEEALTKRGKSLDLIASFPQLDLRRRELLQETEGLKNRRNTVSGDVAKKKKNGEPADDLIAEMRTVSDRIKELDDEVRELEAKIDELTMSIPNIPHESVPVGKSEEDNVEVRRWSEPREFGFTPKSHWELAQQLDIIDFEAAAKVTGSRFAFYKGLGARLERALINFMMDLHSGEHNYEEMLPPYIVNKDSLYGTGQLPKFEEDLFKLRDTEYYLIPTAEVPVTNYYREEILTAGDLPKYHVAYSSCFRSEAGSAGRDTRGLIRQHQFNKVELVKLASPETSYEELEKMTADAERVLQLLGLPYRVLLLCTADMGFTSAKTYDLEVWLPESGMYREISSCSNTEDFQARRANIRFRKEPKSKPEFVHTLNGSALAVGRTVAAILENYQQEDGSVLIPECLQPYMRNVKSISAQTAQ, from the coding sequence GTGTTAGATGTTAAAGTGTTGCGTAGTGATTATGCCAGAGTAGAAGAGGCCCTTACTAAAAGAGGAAAGTCGCTCGATTTGATTGCCAGCTTCCCGCAGCTTGATCTGCGCCGCCGTGAGCTGCTTCAGGAAACAGAGGGACTTAAGAACCGCCGGAACACCGTATCCGGAGATGTAGCCAAGAAGAAGAAAAATGGAGAACCGGCGGATGATTTGATTGCAGAAATGCGTACGGTGTCCGACCGGATCAAAGAGCTGGACGATGAAGTACGAGAGCTCGAAGCTAAGATTGATGAATTAACCATGAGCATTCCGAACATCCCGCATGAATCGGTGCCGGTTGGGAAGTCCGAGGAGGACAATGTTGAAGTACGCCGCTGGTCGGAGCCTAGAGAGTTCGGATTCACTCCGAAATCACACTGGGAGCTGGCGCAGCAGCTGGATATCATTGATTTTGAAGCGGCAGCCAAGGTTACGGGTTCCCGGTTCGCCTTCTACAAAGGGCTGGGAGCAAGACTGGAGCGCGCGTTAATCAACTTCATGATGGATCTGCACAGCGGAGAGCATAACTATGAAGAGATGCTGCCGCCGTACATTGTCAACAAGGACAGCCTGTATGGAACAGGACAGCTGCCGAAGTTCGAAGAGGATTTGTTCAAGCTGCGTGATACAGAATATTATCTGATCCCTACAGCAGAAGTGCCTGTAACGAACTACTACCGTGAAGAGATTCTGACGGCTGGTGATCTGCCGAAGTACCATGTAGCCTACAGCTCTTGCTTCCGTTCGGAGGCCGGATCTGCGGGGCGTGATACCCGCGGTCTGATCCGCCAGCATCAGTTCAATAAGGTGGAGCTTGTGAAGCTTGCCAGTCCGGAGACCTCCTATGAGGAGCTGGAGAAGATGACAGCCGATGCTGAACGCGTCCTACAGCTCCTGGGACTGCCTTACCGCGTCCTGCTGCTGTGTACGGCAGATATGGGCTTCACATCGGCGAAGACGTATGACCTGGAGGTGTGGCTGCCGGAGAGCGGAATGTACCGCGAAATTTCCTCCTGCTCCAACACCGAGGATTTCCAGGCCCGCCGGGCCAATATCCGCTTCCGCAAAGAGCCCAAGTCCAAGCCGGAATTCGTGCATACGCTGAATGGTTCTGCGCTGGCCGTAGGCCGTACGGTAGCGGCTATTCTGGAGAATTACCAGCAGGAAGACGGCAGTGTTCTGATTCCGGAATGCCTGCAGCCGTATATGCGTAACGTGAAATCCATAAGCGCACAAACTGCTCAATAA
- a CDS encoding small acid-soluble spore protein P, whose product MSKPKSMPVPGVQQDNQGPRKEHHSSGPEPLSGSKKVKQANHVDHNNPQG is encoded by the coding sequence GTGAGCAAACCAAAAAGCATGCCGGTACCCGGTGTACAGCAGGATAATCAGGGACCGCGCAAGGAACATCATTCATCAGGTCCTGAGCCGTTGTCCGGTTCAAAAAAGGTAAAACAGGCTAACCACGTTGACCATAATAATCCTCAGGGCTGA
- a CDS encoding DUF6612 family protein encodes MNKKWGLSAAALLLTAAVILPGCAKKEAPKEALSAAANKVAAMTSYEMKTKLTVNDLTIDTGTSEADATTGQILSMLKNAELTVDGVYQAEPMQTELTMVLNLKGDMAMSFTVPMVMTAEKLYVKVPSIPFLPLPETIVGKFVEVDLKELAEQEGAKFNPSAMDTQKVQKLSNEVMNTLLGEYNEEKYFNEIKPKEAGLPEGVEAKQVVQFQVTNDNVKEALTILVNNALPKIIDILGKDEYKELLKIDAADLAKAKEELQSSEARAEFDKDLAELNTHLTINQFHLNTAINDDNFPVYQDMLMDIKVNDPEQGENVALSMTASNQYSKINEKQTFQIGIPQGEDVITLEELQQQFGATGTY; translated from the coding sequence ATGAATAAAAAATGGGGGTTATCCGCTGCCGCATTGCTGCTCACCGCCGCAGTAATTCTGCCGGGGTGTGCAAAGAAAGAGGCTCCGAAAGAGGCATTGTCCGCTGCTGCAAATAAAGTTGCGGCGATGACATCGTATGAAATGAAGACGAAGCTTACCGTTAATGACCTGACGATCGACACAGGTACAAGCGAAGCTGATGCTACAACGGGTCAGATTCTCAGCATGCTTAAGAATGCTGAGCTTACAGTTGATGGAGTCTACCAGGCAGAGCCGATGCAGACAGAGCTTACAATGGTTCTGAATCTGAAGGGGGATATGGCGATGTCCTTCACGGTTCCGATGGTAATGACAGCGGAGAAGCTGTATGTCAAAGTGCCGTCCATTCCGTTCCTGCCGCTTCCCGAGACAATCGTAGGTAAATTTGTTGAAGTGGATCTGAAGGAACTGGCCGAGCAGGAGGGGGCTAAATTCAACCCTTCGGCTATGGACACGCAGAAAGTGCAGAAGCTGTCTAATGAAGTGATGAACACATTACTGGGTGAGTATAACGAAGAGAAGTACTTTAACGAAATCAAACCTAAGGAAGCCGGCCTGCCTGAAGGGGTTGAAGCCAAACAGGTTGTCCAGTTCCAGGTAACGAATGATAATGTCAAAGAGGCGCTCACCATCCTGGTGAACAATGCGCTGCCTAAGATCATCGATATTCTCGGCAAGGATGAATACAAGGAACTGCTGAAGATCGATGCTGCCGACTTGGCTAAAGCGAAGGAAGAGCTGCAGTCCAGTGAAGCACGTGCTGAATTCGATAAGGATCTGGCTGAGCTGAATACGCATCTCACGATTAACCAGTTCCATCTTAACACGGCGATCAATGACGATAACTTCCCGGTGTATCAGGATATGCTAATGGATATCAAAGTGAATGATCCTGAACAAGGTGAGAATGTCGCTCTGTCTATGACCGCTAGCAATCAATACAGCAAGATCAATGAGAAACAAACCTTCCAGATCGGAATTCCGCAAGGCGAAGATGTGATTACCCTGGAAGAGCTGCAGCAGCAGTTCGGAGCCACAGGCACTTATTAA
- a CDS encoding GNAT family N-acetyltransferase: MSFKLYNTPKGIYISLLKLTDAEALLNLRHRNRKEHQQFEPLRDNDYFTLESQRQLINQRIVDARQDSAYMFGIYLLSGELIGQITISNVVRGVGQFADIGYFIDYEMQGKGYTSAAVHLILGYAFRSLGLHRLQAAILPHNDGSRRVLEKNGFQAEGLARRFIKINGEWQDHRTYAILAEDFLPQEQ, from the coding sequence ATGTCTTTTAAGCTGTACAATACCCCGAAGGGAATCTATATCTCTTTATTGAAGCTCACGGATGCCGAAGCGCTGCTTAACCTCCGTCACCGCAACCGCAAGGAGCATCAGCAGTTCGAACCCCTCCGTGACAATGACTACTTCACCCTGGAGAGCCAGCGGCAGCTGATTAACCAGCGCATCGTGGACGCCCGGCAGGATAGTGCTTATATGTTCGGCATCTATCTGCTCAGCGGCGAGCTGATTGGCCAGATTACCATTTCTAATGTGGTACGGGGTGTCGGACAATTTGCCGATATCGGATATTTTATTGATTATGAAATGCAGGGTAAAGGGTATACCAGCGCAGCGGTGCATCTGATCCTGGGCTATGCCTTCCGTTCCCTCGGCCTTCACAGGCTGCAGGCGGCCATCCTGCCTCATAATGACGGCTCCCGCAGAGTACTGGAGAAGAACGGCTTTCAGGCTGAAGGGCTTGCCCGCCGCTTCATCAAAATCAACGGAGAATGGCAGGACCACCGCACTTACGCCATTCTGGCTGAAGATTTTCTTCCACAGGAGCAATAG
- the tadA gene encoding tRNA adenosine(34) deaminase TadA, protein MNTRLEELPPDERAIHEYWMNEAIGEARKAEALGEVPIGAVVVREGKIIGRGYNLRETTLDSTAHAEMVAIREASTALNSWRLLDCQLYVTLEPCPMCAGAMVQARVPLTVYGTPDPKAGCAGTLMNLLEESRFNHRTEVIQGVLQEECAELLTSFFRRLRQRPAKL, encoded by the coding sequence TTGAATACACGACTTGAAGAGTTGCCGCCTGACGAGCGGGCAATTCATGAATATTGGATGAACGAGGCAATAGGCGAAGCCCGCAAAGCAGAAGCACTGGGTGAAGTGCCGATCGGGGCAGTGGTTGTCCGTGAAGGTAAAATTATCGGGCGCGGCTACAATCTGCGTGAGACCACGCTCGATTCCACTGCCCATGCGGAGATGGTTGCCATCCGTGAAGCGAGTACGGCCCTTAATTCCTGGCGTCTGCTCGACTGCCAGCTCTACGTGACCCTGGAGCCCTGTCCCATGTGTGCAGGAGCCATGGTGCAGGCCAGAGTCCCGCTCACCGTGTATGGTACTCCTGATCCCAAGGCCGGCTGTGCAGGGACTCTGATGAACCTGCTGGAGGAATCGCGTTTTAACCACCGTACAGAGGTCATCCAGGGTGTGCTGCAGGAAGAATGCGCAGAGCTGCTGACTTCGTTCTTCCGCCGGCTGCGGCAAAGACCTGCCAAGCTCTAA
- a CDS encoding ATP-binding protein, which translates to MSIKTKLSAIIFGSVLLILTLNLTLNLYAVRNNLRNESLSNMKITAMQIAVSVEQSSYSSNYVQHKIAQNLRMTSILASLELDPDIKNVDNRELQALAIKLGVSNISLLVKTDNDIVVAKSSDPTEIGLSTKGMGYWYVAFLELFAGQRVSVDQGQTMDNFWSGPFEYSTSNPEYIDKWGYYYDGTSNYIIDPYIRSTAVSDYVKIMGPDEIIQDSKAVNPGILEITGFNPKTFGSPSMLPDGSDPINVKLRNRPIHYGTYTYGNVAQDKAAIREAINGGEPVTLDTEVLGKRVLKSFIPIKQPGADDYVITVVMDYSLISSVIKEQLFNNITTSVLLLIIFFLASYIMAGFVTRPIQDILAKVNDVAKGKFEPPLNVESRDELGQLAHRINAMTSHLLQHTDRLGQTLEENRAVKEHLESVINGTSDAIHTVDMDGRIISTNRAFEELYGWSAAEALVKTPYLVPATVQEQEDVRLRQLKNGMSLPPVETVRLKRDGSIVEVSVSTSVIRDEEGQPQSFVHVSRDMTERNRIEELLRRSEKLTTVGQLAAGVAHEIRNPLTTLRGFLQLQQEKKVLVPLHIDLMLSELDRINLIVSEFLILAKPQAVHFQLRDLRHIVGDVISLLDSQAHLFGIEFVTYFSDMPAMVHCEENQLKQVFINVIKNAIEAMPDGGTITLEEQQQNNSVVIIVSDEGGGVPEDMLPKLGEPFFTNKESGTGLGLMVSQRIIQAHKGSLEIRSEYGRGAQVTIKLPEAGENNLPSGMYIERSE; encoded by the coding sequence TTGTCTATAAAAACGAAATTATCGGCTATTATTTTCGGCTCGGTACTCTTAATCCTGACGCTGAATCTTACACTTAATCTATATGCCGTCCGGAATAATCTGCGTAATGAAAGTCTGAGTAATATGAAGATAACTGCCATGCAGATCGCTGTTTCGGTTGAGCAGAGCAGTTATAGTTCCAACTATGTGCAGCATAAAATTGCCCAGAACCTGAGGATGACCTCTATTCTGGCTTCGCTTGAGCTTGATCCGGATATCAAGAATGTGGACAATAGGGAGCTGCAGGCCTTGGCCATCAAGCTGGGCGTGTCTAATATCTCGCTTCTGGTCAAGACTGATAATGATATTGTTGTAGCCAAGTCATCAGATCCCACAGAGATCGGACTCTCGACCAAAGGCATGGGATACTGGTATGTGGCTTTTTTGGAGTTGTTTGCAGGCCAGCGGGTATCCGTTGACCAGGGGCAGACGATGGATAATTTCTGGTCCGGCCCTTTCGAATATTCAACCTCAAATCCCGAGTACATTGATAAATGGGGTTACTATTATGATGGCACCAGCAACTATATCATAGATCCTTATATCCGCAGTACTGCCGTAAGCGATTACGTCAAGATTATGGGACCTGACGAAATTATTCAGGACTCCAAAGCTGTGAACCCCGGCATCCTGGAGATCACAGGCTTTAATCCCAAAACGTTCGGATCGCCCAGCATGCTGCCCGATGGCAGTGACCCGATCAATGTGAAGCTGCGCAACCGTCCTATTCATTACGGTACGTATACGTACGGCAACGTTGCACAGGATAAAGCTGCAATACGGGAAGCGATCAACGGGGGTGAGCCGGTAACGCTGGATACGGAGGTTCTGGGCAAAAGAGTGCTCAAGAGCTTCATTCCAATCAAACAGCCGGGAGCCGACGATTATGTAATTACTGTGGTTATGGATTACTCGCTGATCTCATCCGTAATTAAAGAGCAGCTGTTCAATAATATCACCACGTCCGTGCTGCTGCTTATTATCTTTTTCCTGGCCAGTTATATTATGGCCGGCTTCGTCACGCGGCCGATTCAGGATATACTGGCTAAGGTGAATGATGTGGCCAAGGGCAAATTTGAGCCTCCATTAAATGTAGAGAGCCGGGATGAACTCGGACAGCTGGCCCACCGGATCAACGCGATGACCTCCCACTTGCTGCAGCATACGGACCGGCTGGGACAGACACTGGAAGAGAATAGGGCGGTTAAAGAGCATCTCGAATCGGTGATTAACGGCACCTCCGATGCGATTCATACGGTGGATATGGATGGACGGATTATCAGCACGAACAGAGCCTTTGAAGAGCTCTATGGATGGAGTGCTGCGGAAGCGCTGGTCAAGACGCCATATCTGGTGCCGGCTACAGTACAGGAGCAGGAAGATGTCCGTTTGCGGCAACTCAAGAACGGAATGTCTCTGCCACCGGTAGAGACCGTACGTCTGAAACGTGACGGTTCTATCGTAGAAGTCAGTGTGAGCACCTCGGTGATCCGGGATGAGGAAGGGCAGCCGCAGTCTTTTGTACATGTATCCCGTGATATGACTGAGCGCAACCGGATTGAAGAGCTGCTCAGACGCTCTGAGAAGCTGACTACGGTCGGCCAGCTGGCAGCAGGAGTTGCCCATGAGATCCGCAATCCCTTGACCACCTTGAGAGGGTTCCTGCAGCTGCAGCAGGAGAAGAAGGTTCTGGTCCCGCTGCATATTGATCTTATGCTCTCGGAGCTGGACCGGATCAATCTGATTGTAAGTGAGTTCCTGATCCTGGCCAAGCCGCAGGCCGTTCATTTTCAGTTGAGGGATTTGCGGCATATTGTCGGCGATGTGATCTCTCTGCTGGATAGCCAAGCCCATCTTTTTGGCATAGAGTTTGTAACGTATTTCTCGGATATGCCGGCTATGGTGCACTGTGAGGAGAATCAGCTGAAGCAGGTATTCATTAATGTAATCAAAAATGCGATTGAGGCTATGCCTGACGGAGGGACGATTACCCTGGAGGAGCAGCAGCAGAATAATTCTGTGGTTATTATTGTTTCTGATGAAGGCGGAGGGGTTCCGGAGGATATGCTTCCTAAGCTGGGCGAGCCGTTCTTCACGAATAAAGAGTCAGGGACCGGGCTTGGACTCATGGTCAGTCAGCGTATTATACAAGCCCATAAGGGCAGTCTTGAGATCCGCAGTGAGTATGGACGGGGGGCGCAGGTGACCATTAAGCTGCCTGAAGCCGGGGAGAATAACCTTCCGTCAGGCATGTATATAGAACGGAGTGAATGA